A region of Pseudomonas marginalis DNA encodes the following proteins:
- a CDS encoding antibiotic biosynthesis monooxygenase family protein — protein MIAKTPAPPYYAVIFSSLRTDGDQGYGQAAARMLELARDQPGFLGVESAREDGLGITVSYWSSEAAILAWKQQAEHRAVREQGRSIWYSAFQTRVCKVERAYTFQGQ, from the coding sequence ATGATCGCCAAGACTCCCGCCCCACCCTACTACGCAGTGATCTTCAGCTCATTGCGCACCGACGGCGATCAAGGCTACGGCCAGGCCGCCGCCCGCATGCTGGAGTTGGCTCGCGATCAACCGGGGTTTCTCGGGGTGGAATCGGCGCGGGAGGATGGCCTGGGGATTACCGTGTCGTATTGGAGCAGCGAGGCCGCGATCCTGGCCTGGAAGCAGCAGGCTGAGCATCGGGCAGTGCGTGAACAAGGACGCTCCATCTGGTACTCGGCGTTTCAGACACGGGTGTGCAAGGTGGAACGGGCCTACACATTCCAAGGCCAGTAA
- a CDS encoding PepSY domain-containing protein: protein MKTLTALFAATALTLTAGLAQADVRPDHIEGLLKSGAVMPFEKLNAAAVATHAGSSITDTELDHKNGVLVYEVDLTDTAGKRFEVKLDAKTGAVLENKQDT, encoded by the coding sequence ATGAAAACCCTGACTGCCCTGTTCGCCGCCACCGCCCTGACCCTGACCGCCGGCCTGGCCCAGGCCGATGTTCGCCCGGACCACATTGAAGGCCTGCTCAAGTCCGGCGCCGTGATGCCGTTTGAGAAACTCAATGCCGCCGCCGTGGCCACACACGCCGGTAGCAGCATCACCGACACCGAGCTTGACCACAAAAACGGGGTACTGGTCTACGAAGTCGACCTGACCGACACCGCTGGCAAGCGCTTTGAAGTGAAGCTCGACGCCAAGACCGGCGCGGTGCTGGAAAACAAGCAAGACACTTGA
- a CDS encoding biotin-dependent carboxyltransferase family protein: MIKVLKPGLATSVQDLGREGYYHLGIPPSGALDQYALSAANHLVGNPVGAAGLECTLIGPELEFQRDTLVALSGALMSPRLDGEVVHQDTAFEVRAGQVLRFEFPKAGARTYLAVAGGIDVPLVLGSRSTYTLGALGGFHGRRLQAGDELPIGEASGLGRAGNSLPMALRRSVGGDVTLRVVPGLYYERLTAGAKSSFFAEPWTVGSEADRIGYRFKGGSALSFQPREQPFGAGSDPSNIVDSCYPIGSIQVPAGLEPIVLHRDAVSGGGYAMIGTVISADLDLIGQMQPNQRAGFVAVTLEQALEARRVYKKRLKAMAGLFNN; the protein is encoded by the coding sequence ATGATCAAGGTCCTCAAACCCGGCCTCGCCACCTCTGTGCAGGACCTGGGCCGCGAAGGCTATTACCACCTGGGCATTCCGCCATCGGGTGCTTTGGACCAATACGCCTTGAGTGCAGCCAACCATCTGGTGGGCAACCCGGTGGGCGCGGCCGGCCTGGAATGCACTTTGATCGGGCCGGAATTGGAGTTTCAACGCGATACCCTGGTCGCGCTCAGCGGTGCGTTGATGTCGCCGCGCCTGGACGGTGAAGTGGTGCATCAGGACACCGCCTTTGAGGTGCGTGCCGGGCAGGTGCTGCGTTTCGAATTTCCCAAGGCCGGTGCCCGCACTTACCTCGCCGTCGCCGGTGGCATTGACGTACCGTTGGTGCTTGGCAGCCGTTCCACCTACACCCTCGGCGCCCTTGGTGGTTTCCACGGGCGACGCTTGCAGGCAGGCGATGAGCTGCCCATCGGCGAAGCCAGCGGTCTCGGGCGGGCAGGCAACAGTTTGCCGATGGCATTGCGCCGCTCGGTGGGCGGCGATGTCACCTTGCGCGTGGTGCCAGGCCTGTATTACGAGCGATTGACCGCGGGCGCCAAGAGCAGCTTTTTTGCCGAACCGTGGACGGTCGGCTCCGAGGCGGACCGCATCGGCTATCGCTTCAAGGGCGGCAGTGCGCTGAGCTTTCAACCGCGTGAGCAGCCGTTCGGCGCGGGGTCGGATCCGTCGAATATCGTCGACAGTTGCTACCCGATTGGCTCGATACAGGTACCGGCGGGGCTGGAGCCGATTGTGCTGCACCGCGATGCGGTATCCGGCGGTGGCTACGCGATGATTGGCACGGTGATCAGTGCCGACCTGGACTTGATCGGGCAGATGCAGCCTAACCAGCGGGCGGGGTTTGTGGCGGTGACGTTGGAGCAGGCACTGGAGGCGCGGCGGGTGTACAAAAAACGGCTCAAGGCCATGGCGGGGCTCTTCAACAACTGA
- a CDS encoding CTP synthase, with translation MKATTLHLALIGDYNPDVIAHQAIPVALQRAAETLGLQVHLQWLDTDTLTPTTALHGFDGFWCVPASPYRDTDGALRAIRFAREQRRPFLGTCGGFQHAVLEYARNVLGWADAEHGELAPGAERAVITPLSCALVEATDSLRLTPYTRIAEAYGRLEIEEGYRCRYGINPEFADALLEREMIPSGHDAAGDLRAVELLDHPFFVATLFQPERAALKGITPPLAIAWLKACQEQCA, from the coding sequence ATGAAAGCCACCACCCTGCACCTCGCCCTGATCGGCGATTACAACCCCGATGTCATCGCGCACCAGGCCATTCCCGTCGCGCTGCAACGGGCCGCCGAAACCCTCGGTTTGCAGGTTCATCTGCAATGGCTCGACACCGACACCCTCACGCCCACCACAGCACTGCACGGCTTCGACGGTTTCTGGTGCGTGCCCGCCAGCCCCTACCGCGACACCGACGGCGCCTTGCGGGCGATCCGTTTTGCCCGCGAACAGCGGCGACCTTTCCTCGGCACATGCGGTGGTTTTCAACATGCAGTGCTGGAATACGCCCGCAACGTGCTGGGCTGGGCCGATGCCGAACATGGCGAGCTGGCGCCGGGCGCTGAACGCGCAGTGATCACCCCCCTGAGCTGCGCACTGGTTGAAGCCACCGACAGCCTGCGCTTGACACCCTACACGCGCATCGCCGAGGCCTACGGCCGTCTTGAAATCGAGGAAGGTTACCGCTGCCGCTACGGCATCAACCCCGAATTCGCCGATGCCCTGCTCGAGCGCGAGATGATTCCCAGCGGGCATGACGCAGCCGGCGATCTACGCGCGGTGGAGTTGCTCGACCATCCATTTTTCGTCGCCACCCTGTTCCAGCCTGAACGCGCCGCCCTCAAGGGCATCACGCCGCCTTTGGCGATTGCCTGGCTCAAGGCGTGCCAGGAGCAGTGCGCATGA
- a CDS encoding transporter gives MNHSLDHSHQDSDLFGLLYGFRFRPGEKGEQIDSAAALAALQQPADPEEFLWLHLNLAHAACERWMLANLDLPEEFFEALHEGSRSTRIEHVDSALLAVVNDVVFNFSSMVSSDISTLWVCARSRLLISARLQPLHSVDKLRSSVKAGERFRSPLELLVHLLRDQGEVLTQIVRKTSISVDHIEDQLLSSRLSTNRAELGAARRVLVRLQRLLALEPGSLLRLLNRPPQWLQKEDVKELRKSTEEFALIINDLTALGERIKLLQEEIAANLNEQSSRTLFTLTVVTVLALPINIIAGFFGMNVGGVPLSQDPEGFWILVALVATFTLIAGRWAFRKFSN, from the coding sequence ATGAACCACAGCCTCGACCACAGCCACCAGGACTCCGACCTGTTTGGCTTGCTTTACGGTTTTCGTTTTCGTCCCGGTGAAAAGGGCGAACAGATTGATTCGGCTGCTGCCCTCGCGGCCTTGCAGCAACCCGCCGACCCGGAAGAGTTCCTGTGGCTGCACCTCAACCTGGCCCACGCCGCCTGCGAACGCTGGATGCTGGCCAACCTGGATTTACCCGAAGAATTCTTCGAGGCCCTGCACGAAGGCTCGCGCTCCACTCGCATCGAACACGTCGACTCAGCCTTGCTGGCGGTGGTCAACGACGTGGTGTTCAACTTCAGCAGCATGGTTTCGTCGGATATTTCCACGCTGTGGGTCTGCGCCCGCAGCCGGCTGTTGATCAGCGCACGCCTGCAACCTTTGCACTCGGTGGACAAGTTGCGCTCGTCGGTCAAGGCCGGCGAACGCTTTCGCTCACCGCTGGAACTGCTGGTGCACCTGCTGCGCGACCAGGGGGAAGTGCTGACCCAGATCGTGCGCAAGACCAGCATCAGCGTCGACCACATCGAGGACCAGTTGCTGTCCTCGCGCCTGTCCACCAACCGCGCGGAACTGGGGGCGGCGCGCCGGGTGCTGGTGCGCCTGCAACGCCTGCTCGCGTTGGAGCCGGGTTCGCTGCTGCGCCTGCTCAACCGCCCGCCGCAATGGCTGCAAAAGGAAGACGTGAAGGAGTTGCGCAAATCCACCGAGGAGTTTGCGCTGATCATCAACGACCTGACGGCGCTGGGCGAACGGATCAAGCTGCTGCAGGAAGAGATCGCCGCCAACCTCAACGAGCAGAGCAGCCGCACGCTGTTCACCCTTACCGTGGTGACGGTGCTGGCGTTGCCGATCAACATCATCGCCGGTTTTTTCGGCATGAACGTGGGCGGTGTGCCCCTCTCACAGGACCCCGAGGGGTTCTGGATCCTGGTGGCATTGGTCGCGACCTTCACGCTGATCGCCGGACGCTGGGCGTTTCGCAAGTTTTCAAATTGA
- a CDS encoding inorganic phosphate transporter produces MATPSLTASTHSSSVDSKPRLDKKPGLVTVIVFFAVLAMGLLFTAYSLMHDMHEMGAQLTTWTPFLLLGVALLIALGFEFVNGFHDTANAVATVIYTNSLPPQFAVVWSGFFNFLGVLLSSGAVAFGIIALLPVELILQVGSSAGFAMIFALLIAAILWNLGTWWLGLPASSSHTLIGSIIGVGVANALMHGRDGTSGVDWSQAIKIGYALLLSPLIGFAFAALLLLALRAFVKNRALYKAPKGDTPPPWWIRGMLIATCTGVSFAHGSNDGQKGMGLIMLILVGTLPMAYALNRAMPAEQSLQFAAVAEVTQVALMKTAPLALAGDPRPVLSTYMRTKEATPELIPALAALAGQIGDQVKGYGSLAKVPAEAVGNVRNDMYLSSETIRLMDKGKVGNFDADTQGKLQLFKQQIDDATRFIPLWVKIVVAIALGLGTMVGWKRIVVTVGEKIGKTHLTYAQGASAETVAMLTIGAADMFGLPVSTTHVLSSGVAGTMVANGGGLQMRTIRNLLMAWVLTLPAAILLSGSLYWLFTKLF; encoded by the coding sequence ATGGCCACCCCTTCCCTGACTGCCTCAACGCACTCATCCTCCGTCGATTCAAAACCGCGCCTGGACAAGAAACCCGGCCTGGTGACGGTGATCGTTTTCTTCGCCGTGCTTGCCATGGGCCTGTTGTTTACCGCCTACAGCCTCATGCACGACATGCACGAAATGGGCGCCCAGCTCACCACGTGGACGCCGTTCCTGCTGCTGGGTGTGGCGCTGTTAATTGCCCTGGGTTTCGAGTTCGTCAACGGTTTCCACGATACAGCCAACGCGGTGGCGACGGTGATCTACACCAACTCGCTGCCGCCGCAGTTTGCGGTGGTATGGTCGGGCTTCTTCAATTTCCTCGGTGTGCTGCTGTCCAGCGGCGCGGTGGCGTTCGGCATCATTGCCTTGCTGCCGGTGGAGCTGATTCTGCAGGTGGGTTCATCGGCCGGCTTCGCGATGATCTTCGCGTTGCTGATCGCCGCGATCCTATGGAACCTCGGCACCTGGTGGCTGGGTTTGCCGGCCTCGTCGTCCCACACCCTGATCGGTTCGATCATCGGCGTCGGCGTGGCCAATGCCTTGATGCACGGGCGTGACGGCACCAGCGGTGTGGATTGGAGCCAGGCGATCAAGATCGGTTATGCGCTGCTGCTCTCGCCGCTGATCGGCTTCGCCTTCGCCGCCTTGCTGTTGCTGGCCCTGCGCGCCTTTGTGAAAAACCGTGCGTTGTACAAGGCCCCCAAGGGCGACACCCCGCCGCCCTGGTGGATTCGCGGCATGCTGATCGCCACCTGCACCGGCGTGTCCTTTGCCCACGGCTCCAACGATGGGCAAAAAGGCATGGGCCTGATCATGCTGATCCTGGTGGGTACCCTGCCCATGGCCTATGCGCTGAACCGCGCCATGCCGGCCGAACAATCGTTGCAGTTCGCCGCAGTCGCCGAAGTGACCCAGGTGGCGCTGATGAAAACAGCGCCGCTGGCGTTGGCGGGTGACCCTCGGCCGGTGCTGTCGACCTACATGCGTACCAAGGAAGCCACGCCCGAGTTGATTCCGGCCCTCGCCGCCCTCGCCGGCCAGATCGGTGACCAGGTCAAAGGCTACGGTTCCCTGGCCAAAGTCCCCGCCGAAGCCGTGGGCAACGTGCGTAACGATATGTACCTGAGCAGCGAAACCATTCGCCTGATGGACAAAGGCAAGGTCGGCAATTTCGACGCTGACACCCAAGGCAAGCTGCAACTGTTCAAGCAACAGATCGACGATGCCACGCGCTTTATTCCGCTGTGGGTGAAGATTGTCGTGGCCATCGCCCTGGGGCTTGGCACTATGGTCGGTTGGAAGCGCATCGTGGTCACCGTGGGCGAGAAAATCGGCAAGACCCACCTGACTTACGCCCAGGGCGCCTCGGCCGAGACCGTGGCGATGCTGACCATTGGCGCAGCGGATATGTTCGGGCTGCCGGTGTCGACCACCCATGTGTTGTCGTCGGGGGTGGCGGGGACCATGGTGGCCAATGGGGGTGGGTTGCAGATGCGGACCATCCGCAATTTGCTGATGGCGTGGGTGCTCACCTTGCCGGCGGCGATTCTGCTGTCCGGCAGCCTCTACTGGCTGTTCACCAAACTCTTCTGA
- a CDS encoding 5-oxoprolinase subunit PxpA: MQAVDFNSDMGEGFGPWTIGDGVDAELMAYISSANIATGFHAGDPGTMRRTVARAKQLGVAIGAHPGFRDLVGFGRRHINAPAQELVDDMLYQLGALREIARAQGMTLQHIKPHGALYMHLARDEEAARLLVQNLQIIEPTLLLYCMPNSVIWRVAKELGQPVVREFYADREYDLTGSIVFTRNVRALDPATVAARVLRACQMGLVRTVEGEDLFIEFDSICLHSDTPGALELVEATREALDQAGITVKTP, translated from the coding sequence ATGCAGGCAGTGGATTTCAATTCAGACATGGGCGAAGGCTTCGGTCCCTGGACCATCGGCGACGGCGTCGACGCGGAGCTGATGGCCTATATCAGCTCGGCCAATATCGCCACCGGCTTCCATGCCGGCGATCCCGGCACCATGCGCCGCACCGTCGCGCGCGCCAAGCAATTGGGGGTGGCCATCGGCGCACACCCGGGCTTTCGCGACCTGGTGGGCTTCGGTCGTCGGCATATCAATGCGCCGGCCCAGGAGCTGGTCGACGACATGCTCTACCAACTGGGCGCCCTGCGCGAAATCGCCCGCGCCCAAGGCATGACGCTGCAACATATCAAGCCCCACGGCGCGCTCTACATGCACCTGGCCCGCGACGAAGAAGCCGCGCGCCTGCTGGTACAGAACCTGCAAATCATCGAGCCGACGCTGTTGCTGTACTGCATGCCCAACTCGGTGATCTGGCGCGTGGCCAAGGAGCTCGGGCAACCGGTGGTGCGCGAATTCTATGCCGACCGTGAGTACGATCTCACCGGCTCCATTGTGTTTACCCGCAACGTACGTGCGCTGGATCCGGCCACGGTCGCGGCCCGTGTCCTACGGGCGTGTCAGATGGGGCTGGTGCGTACCGTAGAAGGCGAAGACCTGTTTATTGAATTCGACTCCATCTGCCTGCACAGCGACACCCCCGGCGCGCTGGAGTTGGTGGAGGCCACCCGTGAAGCGTTGGACCAGGCCGGTATCACAGTCAAAACCCCCTAA
- a CDS encoding LysR family transcriptional regulator, whose translation MSLTLRQIRYFVATAEIGQISQAAIHLNISQSAVTTAIKELEALLGVQLFVRSAQGMNLTDAGRHFLNRAYVIVRSVDDALNSPLPDYRASGVLRLAASYTVLGYFLPHHLQRMEHWHPDVTLEVFEQERQAIEQGLLDGQFDMAVVLTANLTHPAIVSEILFNSERRLWLPSHHPLCERGAVSLADVAQEPYILLTVDEAEHSAMRYWEQAGQTPKVRLRTSSVEAVRSMVANGSGVAILSDLVHRPWSLEGKRIETLTVTDPVTPMSVGLAWHRERAFTPAMQAFRDYFHDAFLAPQQLSARR comes from the coding sequence ATGTCCCTGACCTTGCGCCAAATCCGCTACTTCGTGGCCACCGCCGAAATCGGCCAGATTTCCCAGGCGGCGATTCACCTGAACATCTCCCAGTCTGCGGTGACCACGGCGATCAAGGAGCTGGAAGCCCTGCTCGGCGTGCAACTGTTTGTGCGCTCGGCCCAGGGCATGAACCTGACCGATGCCGGGCGGCATTTTCTCAACCGCGCCTACGTGATTGTGCGCAGTGTCGACGATGCGCTGAACAGCCCGTTGCCCGACTACCGCGCCAGCGGCGTGCTGCGCCTGGCGGCCAGCTACACGGTGCTGGGTTACTTCCTGCCCCACCACCTGCAGCGCATGGAGCACTGGCACCCGGATGTGACCCTGGAGGTGTTCGAGCAGGAGCGCCAGGCCATCGAACAGGGCCTGCTCGACGGCCAGTTCGACATGGCCGTGGTCCTCACTGCGAACCTCACCCACCCGGCGATCGTCTCGGAAATCCTGTTCAACTCGGAACGTCGTTTATGGCTGCCCAGCCATCACCCATTGTGCGAACGCGGTGCGGTGAGCCTGGCGGATGTGGCGCAGGAGCCGTACATCCTGCTCACCGTCGATGAAGCCGAACACAGCGCCATGCGCTATTGGGAACAGGCCGGGCAAACGCCCAAGGTGCGGCTGCGCACCAGCTCGGTGGAGGCGGTGCGCAGCATGGTTGCCAATGGCAGCGGCGTGGCGATCCTGTCGGACCTGGTGCACCGGCCCTGGTCGCTGGAAGGCAAGCGCATCGAGACCCTGACCGTCACCGACCCCGTCACGCCCATGAGCGTCGGCCTGGCCTGGCACCGCGAACGCGCCTTTACCCCGGCAATGCAGGCATTTCGCGATTACTTCCACGACGCCTTCCTGGCGCCGCAACAGCTGTCGGCGCGGCGTTAA
- a CDS encoding glycerophosphodiester phosphodiesterase family protein: MPVTFSKSALLLALALGLGQAQAAEPISPAELATNEGIPYPAVIAHRGASYDAPESTAAAYKVARDLGADYLELDLQRSKDGVLFALHDNNLQRTTDVATKFPERKDAPANEFTWKELQTLDAGSWFNAAYPDRARPGFVGLKILSLDDIIKIAEGNPQHKPGLYIETKEPKQFPGIEADLKNKLLDKGWLSSAGSKLGKSNTGVGQGKGRVVLQTFEKDSLKELQKEMPNTPKILLLWVGPGSIEPKSTQTFAESGEPTKAAYYAKQEPKDAAEFEKWVDEAKSLGAIGTGPSAELTDHGDQSYTDLVKPEMNKLTHDKGLLVHVYTVDEPVDFDKVMKAGVDGIFTNRAAELLKFYKRWPSSSVQDLLNDYKY; encoded by the coding sequence ATGCCTGTCACGTTTTCCAAGAGCGCCCTGCTGCTCGCACTGGCGCTTGGCCTCGGCCAGGCACAGGCTGCCGAACCGATCAGCCCGGCTGAACTGGCGACAAACGAAGGCATTCCCTACCCCGCCGTGATCGCTCACCGTGGCGCGTCCTACGACGCGCCGGAATCCACCGCCGCCGCCTACAAAGTCGCGCGCGACCTGGGTGCCGACTACCTGGAACTGGACCTGCAGCGCAGCAAGGACGGCGTGCTGTTCGCCCTGCACGACAACAACCTGCAGCGCACCACCGACGTGGCCACCAAGTTCCCTGAGCGCAAGGACGCCCCGGCCAATGAGTTCACCTGGAAAGAACTGCAAACCCTCGACGCCGGCAGCTGGTTCAACGCCGCCTACCCGGATCGTGCGCGTCCAGGCTTCGTTGGCCTGAAGATCCTGAGCCTGGACGACATCATCAAGATCGCCGAAGGCAACCCGCAGCACAAACCCGGCCTGTACATCGAAACCAAGGAGCCCAAGCAATTCCCGGGCATCGAAGCCGACCTGAAAAACAAGCTGCTGGATAAAGGCTGGTTGAGCTCCGCCGGCTCCAAGCTGGGCAAGAGCAACACCGGCGTCGGCCAGGGCAAGGGCCGTGTGGTGCTGCAGACGTTTGAAAAAGACAGCTTGAAAGAGCTGCAGAAAGAAATGCCGAACACGCCGAAGATCCTGCTGTTGTGGGTTGGCCCAGGCAGCATCGAGCCGAAATCCACGCAGACCTTCGCCGAGTCCGGCGAACCGACCAAGGCCGCCTACTACGCCAAGCAAGAGCCAAAAGACGCCGCCGAGTTCGAAAAGTGGGTCGACGAAGCCAAGAGCCTCGGCGCCATCGGTACCGGCCCATCGGCTGAGCTGACCGACCACGGCGACCAGAGCTACACCGACCTGGTGAAGCCTGAAATGAACAAGCTGACCCACGACAAGGGCCTGCTGGTGCACGTCTACACCGTGGATGAGCCGGTCGACTTCGACAAAGTGATGAAGGCCGGCGTCGACGGCATCTTCACCAACCGCGCCGCCGAACTGTTGAAGTTCTACAAGCGCTGGCCGTCGTCCAGCGTGCAAGACCTGCTGAACGACTATAAGTACTGA
- a CDS encoding LysR family transcriptional regulator, which yields MLNAATHYQIDYPDLSLILALVRGGTLARAAALLRVDVSTVFRAVRRLEAALGQTLFEKSRAGYLPTSLANSLAQQAERAEQALEAARIGVEQGGEVISGTVRLTCTDSVLQGLLLPALAQFMPDYPALTLELSTSNDFANLSRRDADIALRLTRTPPAHLVGRCLGAVAYQVCASPTYAHQHAARSLADLAWIAPDDFLPDHPTVTWRREHLPGVRPSYRCNSMLSVTELVRAGLGVAALPDFLLDDGLQPLGPALAGHDTALWLLTRPDCRALRSVVTLFDELGRHVQMKP from the coding sequence ATGCTCAATGCAGCCACGCACTATCAAATCGATTACCCCGACCTGTCGCTGATCCTCGCCCTGGTGCGTGGCGGCACCCTGGCGCGCGCGGCGGCGTTATTGCGGGTGGATGTGTCCACGGTGTTCCGCGCGGTGCGACGGCTGGAGGCCGCATTGGGCCAGACGCTGTTTGAAAAAAGCCGCGCCGGCTACCTGCCCACCAGCCTCGCCAATAGCCTGGCGCAGCAGGCCGAACGTGCCGAACAAGCGCTGGAGGCGGCGCGCATCGGCGTGGAGCAGGGCGGCGAGGTGATCAGCGGTACGGTGCGCCTGACCTGTACCGACTCGGTGCTGCAAGGGTTGTTGCTGCCGGCGCTGGCGCAGTTCATGCCGGACTACCCGGCGCTGACCCTGGAACTGAGCACGTCGAATGATTTCGCCAACCTCAGCCGCCGCGATGCCGACATCGCCCTGCGCCTGACCAGGACTCCGCCGGCGCATCTGGTCGGCCGTTGCCTGGGGGCCGTGGCGTATCAGGTGTGTGCCAGCCCCACGTATGCGCACCAACACGCCGCACGCTCACTGGCGGACCTGGCCTGGATCGCGCCGGACGACTTCCTGCCCGACCACCCCACGGTGACCTGGCGCCGCGAACACCTGCCCGGTGTACGCCCCAGCTATCGCTGCAACAGCATGTTGTCGGTGACCGAACTGGTGCGGGCAGGGTTGGGCGTGGCGGCGCTGCCGGACTTTCTGCTGGATGACGGCCTGCAACCCCTGGGCCCCGCGTTGGCTGGGCACGACACCGCGTTATGGCTGCTGACGCGCCCCGATTGCCGCGCATTGCGCTCGGTGGTGACGCTGTTTGATGAGTTGGGCCGGCATGTGCAGATGAAACCCTGA
- a CDS encoding DUF1003 domain-containing protein, with protein sequence MTPDKPETAPVDHLRFHRRHAHLAPTFGNDTFALKAEAFARFFGTPTFLGAQTAIVILWVVLNVTGITHFDVYPFILLNLAFSLQSAYAAPLILLAQTRQAARDKAQSDADAQHREALAIANTERQAQAAQTTRQLLELLEQNTRLTEMTKQLTEHIETLTCEMHEHYVRKPQ encoded by the coding sequence ATGACCCCCGACAAGCCCGAAACCGCCCCCGTCGATCACCTGCGTTTTCACCGCCGCCACGCCCACCTGGCGCCGACCTTCGGCAACGATACCTTTGCCCTCAAGGCCGAGGCCTTTGCGCGCTTCTTTGGTACACCGACCTTCCTCGGTGCGCAAACCGCGATCGTGATCTTGTGGGTGGTGCTGAACGTAACCGGCATCACCCACTTCGACGTGTACCCGTTCATCCTCCTCAACCTGGCCTTCAGCCTGCAATCCGCCTATGCCGCGCCGCTGATCCTGCTGGCCCAGACGCGCCAGGCCGCCCGCGACAAAGCCCAGTCCGACGCCGACGCGCAACACCGTGAAGCCCTGGCCATCGCCAATACCGAACGCCAGGCCCAGGCCGCGCAAACCACCAGACAGTTGCTCGAATTGCTGGAGCAAAACACCCGGCTGACGGAAATGACCAAGCAACTGACCGAACACATCGAAACCCTGACGTGCGAAATGCATGAGCACTATGTGCGAAAACCTCAATAA
- a CDS encoding DUF2025 family protein, with translation MRITSELICQAADQLRGFVGLNRKTGQYIVRFSEDSFGMDVADDGIIPTAEFVWLPAPEQTMTLSRERIQLLLDQNIDDRINISEPLRVYMKRVEIPQISALRSLVS, from the coding sequence ATGCGCATCACCTCCGAGCTTATCTGCCAGGCCGCCGACCAACTCCGCGGTTTTGTTGGCCTCAACCGCAAGACCGGCCAGTACATCGTGCGTTTCAGCGAAGATTCCTTCGGCATGGACGTGGCCGACGACGGCATTATCCCCACCGCTGAATTTGTCTGGCTGCCGGCCCCCGAGCAGACCATGACCCTGTCCCGCGAGCGTATCCAGTTGCTGCTCGACCAGAATATCGACGACCGCATCAACATCAGCGAGCCGTTGCGCGTGTATATGAAACGGGTGGAAATTCCACAGATCAGTGCGCTGCGCAGTCTGGTGAGCTAG
- a CDS encoding 5-oxoprolinase subunit B family protein, with the protein MAETSPIRYSFGGDEHLFAEVSESMSLEAFFKGMAVTRAVERLALEGVLDVCLANASFQIRFDPDRIAPHVLLDAVQSAEAQAVAERTLHTRIIEIPVLYNDPWTHETLMRFRDRHQDPGATDLEYAARINGLADVEAFIAAHSGAPWFVSMVGFVAGLPFMFQMVERERQLQVPKYLRPRTDTPKLTLGHGGCFGCIYSVRGAGGYQMFGVTPAPIYDPAQQLAYLKAHMVFFRPGDIVQFKPIDRDAYDLAVAEVEAGRFDLRIRPVEFSLDAFLADPIGYPKTLQEALA; encoded by the coding sequence ATGGCTGAAACGTCCCCCATCCGCTACAGCTTCGGCGGTGATGAACACCTGTTCGCCGAAGTCAGCGAGAGCATGTCCCTTGAAGCTTTTTTCAAGGGCATGGCCGTGACCCGTGCCGTGGAGCGCCTGGCGCTGGAGGGCGTGCTGGATGTGTGCCTGGCCAATGCCTCGTTCCAGATTCGCTTCGACCCCGACCGCATCGCCCCCCATGTGCTGCTCGACGCTGTGCAAAGCGCCGAAGCCCAGGCTGTGGCCGAACGCACCCTGCACACGCGCATCATCGAAATCCCGGTGCTCTATAACGACCCCTGGACCCATGAAACCCTGATGCGGTTTCGCGACCGGCATCAAGACCCCGGCGCCACCGACCTGGAATACGCCGCGCGCATCAATGGCCTGGCCGATGTCGAGGCGTTTATCGCCGCCCACAGTGGTGCGCCGTGGTTTGTCTCGATGGTGGGTTTTGTCGCGGGCTTGCCGTTCATGTTCCAGATGGTCGAGCGCGAGCGGCAGTTGCAGGTGCCCAAGTACCTGCGCCCGCGCACCGACACGCCGAAGCTGACCCTCGGCCATGGCGGTTGTTTCGGCTGCATCTACTCGGTGCGCGGCGCCGGCGGCTACCAGATGTTCGGCGTGACCCCGGCACCGATCTACGACCCGGCGCAGCAGCTGGCTTACCTCAAGGCGCATATGGTGTTCTTCCGGCCGGGTGACATCGTGCAATTCAAACCCATCGACCGGGACGCCTACGACCTGGCCGTTGCCGAGGTGGAGGCAGGACGTTTCGACCTGCGCATTCGCCCGGTGGAATTTTCCCTCGATGCGTTTCTCGCCGACCCCATCGGCTATCCGAAAACCCTGCAGGAGGCGCTGGCATGA